The following coding sequences lie in one Oncorhynchus nerka isolate Pitt River linkage group LG14, Oner_Uvic_2.0, whole genome shotgun sequence genomic window:
- the LOC115141583 gene encoding smoothelin-like protein 2 isoform X2 yields MDAGPLTAEGEGSSPEGETVCSALARYEATLRDAVREIHVDVSAFKQGVERRLVEATAHASEGPLGLAVAQLQQENRQLRSQLEALKHQVELLTGIVCDRGALMTNNNQHQPASFQAQTHTSSQERVSPQSPSTSPTCPAGGPSMGALTGSALGSASSPTATRFSSRATFAVSSKTNSIEREEPIEVDPAPVSPALENGHSTTPENSTVSHGKSSPANNNVPYESTAPVAMRMPHLPITATTKTADPSVMKSESPTSPVRSLPSPVSEPTDNNQPQTIPESPIQPVSSMKTWTPSLSRGLGSPRLSEKSLSAPPKSVTYSGLIQHNTDGVEDVGGVLPFGRGVERRRELVRSQTLPRNIGAQARWSIFEKLDSEASRSKPMDSKPKLKRSQSFGVSSASSIKQILLEWCRSKTIGYQNIDIQNFSSSWSDGMAFCALVHSFFPTEFDYNVLTPADRKHNFELAFGTAEEKAGCDRLIEVDDMMVMGRKPDPMCVFTYVQSMYNHLRKFE; encoded by the exons ATGGACGCAGGTCCTCTGACAGCCGAGGGAGAGGGCTCCTCTCCGGAGGGCGAGACGGTGTGCTCCGCGCTCGCCCGCTACGAGGCCACACTGAGGGATGCCGTGCGTGAGATCCACGTGGACGTAAGCGCCTTCAAGCAGGGCGTGGAGCGCCGTCTGGTGGAGGCGACGGCCCACGCCAGCGAAGGCCCCCTAGGCCTGGCTGTGGCCCAGCTGCAGCAGGAGAACCGGCAGCTCCGGAGCCAGCTGGAGGCCCTTAAACATCAGGTGGAGCTCCTCACTGGGATAGTGTGCGACAGAGGCGCCCTGATGACCAACAACAACCAGCACCAGCCAGCGTCCTTCCAGGCCCAGACACACACCAGCAGCCAGGAGAGGGTGAGCCCCCAGTCCCCCTCCACATCCCCCACCTGCCCTGCTGGTGGCCCCAGTATGGGAGCCCTGACCGGGTCAGCCTTGGGCTCGGCCTCCAGCCCCACTGCCACCCGCTTCTCCAGCCGAGCTACCTTCGCTGTGTCCAGCAAGACTAAC AGTATTGAACGTGAGGAGCCAATAGAGGTGGATCCAGCCCCTGTATCCCCTGCACTGGAGAATGGACACTCTACTACCCCAG AAAACTCGACTGTGTCACATGGAAAAAGCTCGCCAGCCAATAACAACGTCCCGTATGAAAGCACGGCCCCTGTTGCCATGCGGATGCCCCACCTACCCATCACCGCCACAACCAAAACGGCTGACCCCTCAGTTATGAAGAGCGAATCTCCCACCAGTCCCGTACGTTCTCTGCCCTCGCCTGTATCAGAGCCTACTGACAATAACCAGCCTCAAACCATCCCAGAATCCcccattcaaccag TGTCTTCTATGAAGACATGGACCCCCAGTCTCAGCCGAGGTCTGGGCTCTCCTCGCCTGTCAG AAAAGTCCTTGTCCGCTCCCCCGAAGTCAGTGACTTACTCTGGCCTcatccaacacaacacagacgG GGTGGAAGATGTGGGCGGGGTCCTGCCCTTTGGGAGGGGAGTTGAGCGGAGGCGGGAGCTGGTGAGGTCACAGACGTTGCCGCGCAACATTGGCGCTCAGGCCCGCTGGTCCATCTTTGAAAAGCTGGATTCTGAAGCCAGCAG GTCCAAGCCCATGGACTCCAAGCCCAAGCTGAAGCGTTCTCAGAGCTTTGGTGTGTCCAGTGCCAGCAGCATCAAGCAGATTCTTCTGGAGTGGTGCCGTTCCAAAACCATAGGATACCAG AACATAGACATCCAGAACTTCTCGTCCAGTTGGAGTGACGGCATGGCCTTCTGTGCCCTGGTCCATTCCTTCTTCCCCACTGAGTTTGACTACAACGTGCTGACGCCTGCCGACCGCAAACACAACTTTGAGCTTGCCTTCGGGACAGCAGA
- the LOC115141583 gene encoding smoothelin-like protein 2 isoform X1: MDAGPLTAEGEGSSPEGETVCSALARYEATLRDAVREIHVDVSAFKQGVERRLVEATAHASEGPLGLAVAQLQQENRQLRSQLEALKHQVELLTGIVCDRGALMTNNNQHQPASFQAQTHTSSQERVSPQSPSTSPTCPAGGPSMGALTGSALGSASSPTATRFSSRATFAVSSKTNSIEREEPIEVDPAPVSPALENGHSTTPENSTVSHGKSSPANNNVPYESTAPVAMRMPHLPITATTKTADPSVMKSESPTSPVRSLPSPVSEPTDNNQPQTIPESPIQPVSSMKTWTPSLSRGLGSPRLSEKSLSAPPKSVTYSGLIQHNTDGVEDVGGVLPFGRGVERRRELVRSQTLPRNIGAQARWSIFEKLDSEASSRSKPMDSKPKLKRSQSFGVSSASSIKQILLEWCRSKTIGYQNIDIQNFSSSWSDGMAFCALVHSFFPTEFDYNVLTPADRKHNFELAFGTAEEKAGCDRLIEVDDMMVMGRKPDPMCVFTYVQSMYNHLRKFE; encoded by the exons ATGGACGCAGGTCCTCTGACAGCCGAGGGAGAGGGCTCCTCTCCGGAGGGCGAGACGGTGTGCTCCGCGCTCGCCCGCTACGAGGCCACACTGAGGGATGCCGTGCGTGAGATCCACGTGGACGTAAGCGCCTTCAAGCAGGGCGTGGAGCGCCGTCTGGTGGAGGCGACGGCCCACGCCAGCGAAGGCCCCCTAGGCCTGGCTGTGGCCCAGCTGCAGCAGGAGAACCGGCAGCTCCGGAGCCAGCTGGAGGCCCTTAAACATCAGGTGGAGCTCCTCACTGGGATAGTGTGCGACAGAGGCGCCCTGATGACCAACAACAACCAGCACCAGCCAGCGTCCTTCCAGGCCCAGACACACACCAGCAGCCAGGAGAGGGTGAGCCCCCAGTCCCCCTCCACATCCCCCACCTGCCCTGCTGGTGGCCCCAGTATGGGAGCCCTGACCGGGTCAGCCTTGGGCTCGGCCTCCAGCCCCACTGCCACCCGCTTCTCCAGCCGAGCTACCTTCGCTGTGTCCAGCAAGACTAAC AGTATTGAACGTGAGGAGCCAATAGAGGTGGATCCAGCCCCTGTATCCCCTGCACTGGAGAATGGACACTCTACTACCCCAG AAAACTCGACTGTGTCACATGGAAAAAGCTCGCCAGCCAATAACAACGTCCCGTATGAAAGCACGGCCCCTGTTGCCATGCGGATGCCCCACCTACCCATCACCGCCACAACCAAAACGGCTGACCCCTCAGTTATGAAGAGCGAATCTCCCACCAGTCCCGTACGTTCTCTGCCCTCGCCTGTATCAGAGCCTACTGACAATAACCAGCCTCAAACCATCCCAGAATCCcccattcaaccag TGTCTTCTATGAAGACATGGACCCCCAGTCTCAGCCGAGGTCTGGGCTCTCCTCGCCTGTCAG AAAAGTCCTTGTCCGCTCCCCCGAAGTCAGTGACTTACTCTGGCCTcatccaacacaacacagacgG GGTGGAAGATGTGGGCGGGGTCCTGCCCTTTGGGAGGGGAGTTGAGCGGAGGCGGGAGCTGGTGAGGTCACAGACGTTGCCGCGCAACATTGGCGCTCAGGCCCGCTGGTCCATCTTTGAAAAGCTGGATTCTGAAGCCAGCAG TAGGTCCAAGCCCATGGACTCCAAGCCCAAGCTGAAGCGTTCTCAGAGCTTTGGTGTGTCCAGTGCCAGCAGCATCAAGCAGATTCTTCTGGAGTGGTGCCGTTCCAAAACCATAGGATACCAG AACATAGACATCCAGAACTTCTCGTCCAGTTGGAGTGACGGCATGGCCTTCTGTGCCCTGGTCCATTCCTTCTTCCCCACTGAGTTTGACTACAACGTGCTGACGCCTGCCGACCGCAAACACAACTTTGAGCTTGCCTTCGGGACAGCAGA